In Rosa chinensis cultivar Old Blush chromosome 1, RchiOBHm-V2, whole genome shotgun sequence, a genomic segment contains:
- the LOC112193447 gene encoding putative UDP-glucose flavonoid 3-O-glucosyltransferase 3, with the protein MKQSAELVFIPSPGIGHLVATVEVAKLLLSRDDQLFITILIIKFPFSTDGTDAYVESFADSSISHRIKFINLPQQNIETQGNSTINFLNFIDNQQTNVKDVVAKLIESETKNRLAGFVIDMFCTSMIDVANELGVPTYMFFTSPASMLGLLFHLQALRDDHNKDCIEFKDSTADLVVPSYSNPLPAARILPSILFEKETGNRFLNLAKRFRDVKGILINTFTELESHALLSLSSDGKIPPVYPAGPILNVKNDDNNDQVDSKQSKQKSDILKWLDDQPPSSVVFLCFGSMGSFSEDQVKEIARGLEHAGFRFLWSLRQPPPKGQIGMPSDYADHTGVLPEGFLDRTAGVGKVIGWAPQVAILAHPAVGGFVSHCGWNSTLESLWFGVPIATWPLYAEQQANAFQLVTELGIAVEIDMSYRKEGPVVVTAEKIEGGIKELMELDSDVRKRVKQMSDSSKKALMDGGSSYAALGHFIDQI; encoded by the coding sequence ATGAAGCAATCGGCAGAGCTAGTGTTCATCCCATCCCCAGGCATTGGCCACCTCGTGGCTACGGTGGAGGTCGCAAAGCTCCTCCTGTCTCGAGATGATCAACTCTTCATCACCATCCTCATCATAAAGTTCCCGTTCAGCACAGACGGCACCGATGCCTACGTTGAGTCCTTCGCGGACTCTTCCATATCACATCGGATCAAGTTCATCAACCTCCCACAGCAGAATATTGAGACACAAGGTAATAGCACCATCAACTTCTTGAACTTCATTGACAATCAGCAAACCAACGTTAAAGATGTTGTCGCCAAACTCATCGAGTCCGAGACCAAGAATCGACTCGCCGGGTTTGTCATCGACATGTTTTGTACCTCTATGATCGACGTAGCCAACGAATTAGGGGTTCCTACCTACATGTTTTTCACATCCCCCGCCTCCATGCTTGGGCTCTTGTTCCACCTTCAAGCACTTCGTGATGATCACAACAAGGACTGCATTGAATTCAAGGACTCAACTGCTGATTTGGTGGTCCCGAGTTACTCCAACCCCTTGCCAGCTGCTAGAATCTTACCTAGTATCCTTTTCGAAAAGGAGACCGGCAACAGGTTCCTCAACTTGGCCAAAAGGTTTAGAGATGTCAAGGGTATTTTGATAAATACATTCACAGAACTGGAGTCGCATGCCCTTCTTTCTCTCAGTTCGGATGGTAAGATCCCTCCGGTGTATCCGGCGGGACCCATACTAAACGTGAAGAACGATGACAACAATGACCAAGTGGATTCGAAGCAGTCGAAGCAAAAGTCTGATATCTTGAAATGGCTCGATGATCAGCCTCCGTCGTCTGTAGTGTTTCTGTGCTTCGGGAGTATGGGAAGCTTCAGTGAAGACCAGGTGAAAGAGATTGCCCGCGGATTGGAGCATGCAGGGTTTCGGTTCTTGTGGTCCCTACGTCAGCCTCCACCAAAGGGACAGATTGGAATGCCCAGCGACTATGCCGATCACACCGGGGTGTTACCTGAAGGGTTTCTTGATCGAACGGCTGGGGTCGGAAAAGTTATAGGGTGGGCGCCACAAGTTGCCATATTAGCCCACCCGGCAGTCGGAGGTTTCGTCTCTCACTGTGGGTGGAATTCCACTCTGGAGAGCTTGTGGTTTGGAGTGCCGATTGCCACGTGGCCCTTGTATGCCGAGCAACAAGCAAATGCATTTCAGCTAGTTACGGAACTAGGGATAGCCGTGGAAATTGATATGAGTTATAGGAAGGAAGGTCCAGTTGTTGTGACTGCAGAGAAGATTGAGGGTGGAATAAAGGAGCTAATGGAGCTTGATAGTGATGTAAGGAAGAGGGTGAAACAGATGAGTGATAGTAGCAAGAAAGCTTTGATGGATGGGGGGTCCTCATATGCTGCGTTGGGACACTTCATTGATCAAATTTAA
- the LOC112194795 gene encoding putative UDP-glucose flavonoid 3-O-glucosyltransferase 3: MKQSAELVFIPTPGIGHLVATVEVAKLLLSRDDQLFITVLVIKFPFSTDGTDAYVESFADSSISHRIKFINLPQQKMETQGNSTINFLNFIDNQQTNVKDVVAKLIESETKNRLAGFVIDMFCTSMIDVANELGVPTYMFFTSSASMLGLMFHLQALRDDHNKDCIEFKDSTADLVVPSYSNPLPAARILPSILFEKETGNRFLNLAKRFRDVKGILINTFTELESHALLSLSSDGKLPPVYPAGPILNVKSDDNNDQVDSKQSKQKSDILKWLDDQPPSSVVFLCFGSMGSFNEDQVKEIARALEHAGFRFLWSLRQPPPKGQIGMPSDYADHTGVLPEGFLDRTAGVGKVIGWAPQVAILAHPAVGGFVSHCGWNSTLESLWFGVPVATWPLYAEQQANAFQLVTELGIAVEIDMSYRKEGPVVVTAEKIESGIKELMELDSDVRKRVKQMSDSSKKALMDGGSSYAALGHFIDQI; the protein is encoded by the coding sequence ATGAAGCAATCGGCAGAGCTAGTGTTCATCCCAACCCCAGGCATTGGCCACCTCGTGGCTACGGTGGAGGTCGCAAAGCTCCTTCTGTCTCGAGATGATCAACTCTTCATCACCGTCCTCGTCATAAAGTTCCCGTTCAGCACAGACGGCACCGATGCCTACGTTGAGTCCTTCGCGGACTCTTCCATATCACATCGGATCAAGTTCATCAACCTCCCACAGCAGAAAATGGAGACACAAGGTAATAGCACCATCAACTTCTTGAACTTCATTGACAATCAGCAAACCAACGTTAAAGATGTTGTCGCCAAACTCATCGAGTCCGAGACCAAGAATCGACTCGCCGGGTTTGTCATCGACATGTTTTGTACCTCTATGATCGACGTAGCCAACGAATTAGGGGTTCCTACCTACATGTTTTTCACGTCCAGCGCCTCCATGCTCGGGCTCATGTTCCACCTTCAAGCACTTCGTGATGATCACAACAAGGACTGCATTGAGTTCAAGGACTCAACTGCTGATTTGGTGGTCCCGAGTTACTCCAACCCCTTGCCAGCTGCTAGAATCTTACCTAGTATCCTTTTCGAAAAGGAGACCGGCAACAGGTTCCTCAACTTGGCCAAAAGGTTTAGAGATGTCAAGGGTATTTTGATAAATACATTCACAGAGCTGGAGTCGCACGCACTTCTTTCTCTCAGTTCTGATGGTAAGCTCCCTCCGGTGTATCCGGCGGGACCCATACTAAACGTGAAGAGCGATGACAACAATGACCAAGTGGATTCGAAGCAGTCGAAGCAAAAGTCTGATATCTTGAAATGGCTCGATGATCAGCCTCCGTCGTCTGTAGTGTTTCTGTGCTTCGGGAGTATGGGAAGCTTCAATGAAGACCAGGTGAAAGAGATTGCCCGCGCATTGGAGCATGCAGGGTTTCGGTTCTTGTGGTCCCTACGTCAGCCTCCACCAAAGGGACAGATTGGAATGCCCAGCGACTATGCTGATCACACAGGGGTGTTACCTGAAGGGTTTCTTGATCGAACGGCTGGGGTCGGAAAAGTTATAGGGTGGGCGCCACAAGTTGCCATCTTAGCCCACCCGGCAGTCGGAGGTTTCGTCTCTCACTGTGGGTGGAATTCCACTCTGGAGAGCTTGTGGTTTGGAGTGCCGGTTGCCACGTGGCCCTTGTATGCCGAGCAACAAGCAAATGCATTTCAGCTAGTTACGGAACTAGGGATAGCCGTTGAAATTGATATGAGTTATAGGAAGGAAGGTCCAGTTGTTGTGACTGCGGAGAAGATTGAGAGTGGAATAAAGGAGCTAATGGAGCTTGATAGTGATGTAAGGAAGAGGGTGAAACAGATGAGTGACAGTAGCAAGAAAGCTTTGATGGATGGGGGGTCCTCATATGCTGCGTTGGGACACTTCATTGATCAAATTTAA